Proteins from a single region of Thermoleophilaceae bacterium:
- a CDS encoding MarR family transcriptional regulator, with product MNPATSAPAVSVTPHARSRVAYLVYRVERRLRSRLDEVTRTHGLTTTEYVTLSVLRERDGMSCAQLARWAFVTPQAMNLVISALERRNLVKRRPDPAHRRVLRASVTAKGLRMLHDCDRSMDRIEAEMLRDLPPEAVEELRSSLASCAHALETTRPRLA from the coding sequence ATGAACCCAGCAACGAGCGCGCCGGCCGTCTCCGTCACGCCGCACGCCCGCAGCCGCGTGGCCTACCTCGTGTACCGCGTCGAGCGCCGCCTGCGCTCCCGCCTCGACGAGGTCACCCGCACCCACGGTCTCACCACCACCGAGTACGTCACGCTGAGCGTCCTGCGCGAGCGCGACGGCATGTCGTGCGCGCAGCTCGCGCGCTGGGCCTTCGTCACGCCGCAGGCGATGAACCTCGTGATCTCCGCGCTCGAGCGGCGCAACCTCGTGAAGCGGCGGCCGGACCCCGCCCACCGCCGCGTCCTCCGCGCGTCCGTCACCGCCAAGGGGCTGCGGATGCTCCACGACTGCGATCGCTCGATGGACCGCATCGAGGCCGAGATGCTGCGCGACCTGCCGCCGGAGGCGGTCGAGGAGCTACGCAGCTCGCTGGCCTCGTGCGCGCACGCGCTCGAGACCACGCGCCCCCGCCTCGCCTGA
- a CDS encoding SPW repeat protein: MKEPRQRPEARPADPIAPAVHDWRSEVVGASGLNVLIGAWLIIAPWVLPYVAGDPQWNDVIFGFIIGAFGLTRVFGAYRESWMSWINALIGVWLFIAAFTIDVSTSAFWNDIATGVAVFVLAVWSASASDAAKHLPRRRDERYRGGRVITH, encoded by the coding sequence ATGAAAGAGCCACGTCAACGTCCGGAAGCTCGGCCTGCGGATCCGATCGCGCCCGCCGTTCACGACTGGCGCAGCGAGGTGGTCGGCGCCAGCGGCCTCAACGTGCTGATCGGCGCCTGGCTGATCATCGCGCCGTGGGTGCTCCCGTACGTGGCGGGGGATCCGCAGTGGAACGATGTGATCTTCGGTTTCATCATCGGAGCCTTCGGCCTCACGCGCGTGTTTGGCGCGTATCGCGAGAGCTGGATGAGCTGGATCAACGCCCTGATCGGCGTCTGGTTGTTCATCGCGGCCTTCACGATCGATGTCTCCACGTCGGCGTTCTGGAACGACATCGCCACCGGAGTGGCCGTGTTTGTGCTCGCCGTCTGGAGCGCGAGTGCCTCGGACGCGGCGAAGCACCTGCCGCGCCGGCGCGACGAGCGCTACCGCGGCGGCCGCGTGATCACGCATTGA
- a CDS encoding TetR/AcrR family transcriptional regulator: MPQRPDLEARHRRRREATRQRLMESTRELVEELPWRHVSVELIAERAGLARSGFYKHFPDKPALLFALIEELGTELAAVPASWQEAEHGDPRERLRNAVRMLVETFHRHGRLVRALADEAAGNEELAGRYSQLGASLADAVAERIARDNATGLSAIGDPGEVATALIWMNERFLLVRFGQRPLGDPERAAAALSEIWIRTLYGSG, translated from the coding sequence ATGCCGCAGCGGCCGGACCTCGAGGCACGCCACCGGCGCAGGCGCGAAGCCACCCGCCAGCGGCTCATGGAGAGCACGCGCGAGCTGGTGGAGGAGCTTCCGTGGCGTCACGTCTCCGTCGAGCTGATCGCCGAGCGCGCCGGGCTCGCGCGGAGCGGCTTCTACAAGCACTTCCCGGACAAGCCGGCTCTGCTGTTCGCGCTGATCGAGGAGCTGGGCACCGAGCTCGCGGCCGTCCCCGCGTCGTGGCAGGAGGCCGAGCACGGCGATCCGCGCGAGCGCCTGAGGAACGCGGTGCGGATGCTCGTCGAGACCTTCCACCGGCACGGACGGCTGGTTCGCGCGCTCGCTGACGAGGCGGCCGGCAACGAGGAGCTGGCAGGCCGCTACTCACAGCTGGGGGCGAGCCTGGCCGACGCGGTGGCCGAGCGCATCGCGCGTGACAACGCCACGGGACTGAGCGCGATCGGCGATCCGGGGGAGGTGGCCACCGCCCTCATCTGGATGAACGAGCGCTTCCTCCTCGTGCGCTTCGGTCAGCGCCCGCTCGGCGATCCCGAGCGTGCAGCCGCGGCGCTCTCCGAGATCTGGATCCGGACGCTCTATGGGTCAGGCTGA
- a CDS encoding MFS transporter: protein MTSVETYARPLLARFDEALGGPARRRVVVLLALVLALDAADKATVGAVAAELQRGLGITNLQLGILAAASLGVAGIATVPAGIIADRLRRTWLLAAAVLLWSGTLILAGASGSFAMLLISRLALGALAATAGPTLASLVGDYFPTHERGRFFAYILTGEIIGAGFGFIVSGEITAVLSWRWGFWVLVLPGIALAFAILKLLPEPKRGGASRIPDGAERVPMGADEAATDGGDEELTVAQEVAQGDGIEPDESLVLDEDPTEMAVPDAIRYVLRVPTNRVLIVASALGWFFFAGVRTFGVIFVRAQFGLGQATATALLAAIGVGGLVGVLLGGRISDALIARGHLSGRVLVAFTGYALTPLLLAPAIASHNLWISLPLFFAGTMALGSANPPVDAGRLDVMHHRLWGRADAVRTAARSWAEAAAPIAFGGVSQLLSSGNASPFAAGGGAATRHAASESAHGIQQTFLIMLVPLMVGALIGLRARRTYPRDVATAARSEERAPVD from the coding sequence ATGACGAGCGTCGAGACGTACGCACGGCCGCTCCTCGCGCGGTTCGACGAGGCACTCGGCGGTCCGGCGCGGCGGCGGGTGGTCGTGCTGCTCGCTCTCGTGCTCGCTCTCGACGCGGCGGACAAGGCCACTGTGGGAGCCGTCGCGGCCGAGCTGCAGCGCGGCCTCGGCATCACCAACCTGCAGCTCGGCATCCTGGCGGCGGCGTCGCTCGGCGTGGCGGGGATCGCCACAGTGCCCGCGGGCATCATCGCCGACCGTCTGCGCCGAACCTGGCTGCTCGCGGCGGCCGTTCTCCTCTGGAGCGGGACCCTCATCCTGGCCGGCGCGTCGGGCTCGTTCGCGATGCTGCTCATCTCGCGCCTTGCGCTCGGCGCGCTCGCGGCCACGGCGGGGCCAACGCTCGCCTCGCTCGTGGGCGACTACTTCCCCACCCACGAGCGCGGCCGCTTCTTCGCCTACATCCTCACGGGCGAGATCATCGGCGCGGGCTTCGGCTTCATCGTCTCCGGCGAGATCACGGCGGTGCTGTCGTGGCGCTGGGGCTTCTGGGTGCTGGTGCTCCCGGGCATCGCGCTGGCGTTCGCGATCCTCAAGCTGCTGCCGGAGCCGAAGCGTGGGGGCGCGAGCCGGATCCCGGACGGTGCCGAGCGCGTGCCCATGGGCGCGGACGAAGCCGCCACCGACGGCGGGGACGAAGAACTGACGGTGGCGCAGGAGGTGGCGCAGGGGGACGGGATCGAGCCCGATGAATCGCTCGTGCTCGACGAGGACCCCACGGAGATGGCCGTGCCAGACGCCATCCGCTACGTCCTGCGCGTGCCCACCAACCGCGTGCTCATCGTGGCATCGGCGCTCGGCTGGTTCTTCTTCGCGGGCGTGCGCACGTTCGGCGTGATCTTCGTGCGCGCCCAGTTCGGCCTGGGTCAGGCCACCGCCACGGCGCTGCTTGCCGCGATAGGCGTGGGCGGACTGGTGGGTGTGCTGCTCGGAGGCCGCATCTCGGACGCCCTGATCGCGCGCGGCCACCTCAGCGGACGTGTGCTCGTCGCGTTCACGGGCTACGCGCTCACGCCGCTGCTGCTTGCCCCGGCCATCGCGAGCCACAACCTCTGGATCTCGCTGCCGCTCTTCTTCGCCGGCACGATGGCGCTCGGCTCGGCCAATCCGCCGGTGGACGCCGGTCGGCTTGATGTGATGCACCACCGGCTCTGGGGGCGCGCGGACGCGGTCCGCACCGCCGCTCGCAGCTGGGCCGAGGCGGCTGCTCCCATCGCGTTCGGCGGCGTGTCGCAGCTCCTCAGCAGCGGCAACGCGTCGCCGTTTGCGGCGGGAGGTGGGGCCGCCACTCGGCACGCCGCGAGCGAGTCGGCCCACGGCATCCAGCAGACATTCCTGATCATGCTCGTCCCGCTGATGGTCGGCGCGCTCATCGGGCTCAGAGCCCGCCGCACCTACCCGCGTGATGTGGCCACAGCGGCCCGCTCCGAGGAGAGGGCGCCCGTGGACTGA
- a CDS encoding helix-turn-helix domain-containing protein, whose translation MRELLLEIPPRSNGGRDPDRRVPLLDEDRSLAAAVPLAHAVALQQLLRVNVLRLDAGAWDPDTAPLAVDGAFGMLVLDGFLTRCQSLEGRSSAEPLGPGDLLRPWDCGEEDGACVRTGTSWRVCEPARIALLDSRAAAVIGRSPALTSELMSRLLSRSRLLASLLALTQIRQLKRRLVLALWSLADRWGRVTPEGVAFTVPLRHGTLSQLVGASRPSVTSSLAELRAEGLVKQVKNHCWMLTGEPPRR comes from the coding sequence GTGCGCGAATTGCTGTTGGAAATCCCGCCGAGGTCTAACGGCGGGCGCGATCCCGACCGCCGCGTGCCGCTCCTCGACGAGGACCGATCGCTTGCGGCGGCAGTGCCGCTCGCGCATGCCGTGGCGCTGCAGCAGCTACTGCGCGTGAACGTGCTCCGCCTCGACGCCGGAGCATGGGATCCGGACACGGCGCCCCTCGCGGTCGACGGCGCATTTGGCATGCTCGTGCTCGACGGCTTTCTCACCCGCTGCCAGTCGCTCGAGGGGCGCAGCTCCGCGGAGCCGCTCGGCCCCGGCGACCTCCTGCGGCCCTGGGACTGTGGCGAGGAGGACGGCGCGTGCGTCCGCACGGGCACCTCGTGGCGGGTGTGCGAGCCGGCGCGGATCGCATTGCTCGACAGCCGCGCCGCCGCCGTGATCGGCCGCTCGCCTGCGCTCACCAGCGAGCTGATGAGCCGGCTCCTGTCCAGGTCCCGCCTGCTCGCGAGCCTGCTCGCCCTCACGCAGATCCGCCAGCTCAAGCGCCGCCTCGTGCTCGCGCTGTGGTCGCTGGCCGACAGGTGGGGACGGGTCACTCCCGAGGGCGTGGCGTTCACCGTGCCGCTCCGGCACGGGACCCTCTCGCAGCTGGTGGGTGCGTCGCGCCCGTCGGTGACGAGCTCGCTCGCCGAGCTGCGTGCGGAGGGCCTCGTGAAGCAGGTGAAGAATCACTGCTGGATGCTCACCGGCGAGCCGCCGCGTCGCTAG